The Drosophila suzukii chromosome X, CBGP_Dsuzu_IsoJpt1.0, whole genome shotgun sequence DNA window CATTGGGttttaaaataatcaaaacaatAGAGAACACCGATAGTATCGCATAACCACACTTTGGCAATCGATAGACCATAACACTACCGTTGTTGTtgtaaatacaaaaatatgaaaaataagTTTAACGAATTCGAagattttaaacattttggacagctaaaaaaataaatatctgaTCAAAATTAAACATTCCAACAATTTATCCGCTCGATAAAATCCCAAAATAATCGAAAAATCTAAAATAATAGCTAAGGCAGCTACAAAATAGTCGGCGACGTACTCCGAAAACAGCTAGAACTGGCTACAAAACAGCTGAACTGGCACCTCTTCGAGCGGCAGGCTGCTTCCTGGAAATTCCttcaatattaaatttttgattttaaagcATTTTTGCAAGGAATGAGTTTGGGCGACTGCGTGAATAACTTTATATACCTGACGGGCAGCGAGGATTACGCGCTTAATCTGGCAAAGGTAAGTGCAGAGCCTTGGATTCAAGTCACCTTTCAAAGGAATAAATTggttttgtgtattttttttcgtttaaAAAGCTATGCGAACGCTTTGTTTTGAAGGAAAAGCGCGTTTTCCTGATCACCAGTCGCCAGCGGGAGATGGCCAAGCGTTTTGCCCTGAATTCGCAGAGCTGCAGCAAGTACTTGGCCATTTTGCAGGTGCTGGATGTTGAGAGCACCCCCAACCGAATGTTGGAGCTGCAGGACAATGCCGAGTCCCTAAGGAGCCCCGATTTAATAGTCTTCGACTTGCAGTCCCTGGTCCTGGAGGCCCTGCTGCGCCCCGTGATGCAGCAGTGCTCCACGTCCCAAATGGTGCGCCACATCGCCAAATGCTCGGCCTCCTTTGTCAACTACCGCGAAATCCTGGCCAGCTCGGAGCTCCAAAAGGCCGCGAAGCCCATCGATACCATTGTGGTCATGTCGCAGGAGCCGTATCCCATGTCACCGGCCCAGTTCAAGCTGCTCATTGGTCTCTATTTCCACGGCAACGAGTGTCACACCAACTTTGCCCAGCTCTCGTCCAGGATTTTGGTGTCCCACGGTTTCGACTAGCCGTGGATGCATCAGTTTGCCACCACCAGCGTGCCTTAAAGAGCTCTAAACTAAGTATTCCATTTCCCAAGATCCTCAATGGGCAACGATCTTTGTTATTTACTCTATTTTGGTTGTATGCTCTCACGCATTTTAGTCAATAAGTTAGTTAACATCCCTGCCAGACGAATATTTGCCGGGCTTCAAAGATATTGAAACACTTTCGCATAAGAATTGACGAATATTTAAGTTATTTATGTAAAAAGAAGCAGTGGTTGGAACTTTAGTTCCACTGAAAAGACTTTAAAGTTATCAAAACCAATTTCCAAAAAAGATACCATACGGAATTGTTGTTAGGCTAAAGAACAAGCAATTGTAACATGTTGAGAGATATTGTACCCTTATTATATAGAAATATAATACTGCGATAGTGCGAGTCTTTCGACAGAACTAACGAAAGTTACATGGCATCCATGCAAAATGTATACGAAAACCAAGAAATCGAGTGCTCGATTAAATATAGACTTTATTTTAGGTATACTATTTATTCTAAACAGGTTTAcaactacaaaaaaaaaaaagcaggtaatatttaattacaatacATATACACATaacaataatattattatgctaAAAGAAATCTcaatttaagaaaattgtgtaaaaaaaagaaagcggTATTGAGAAAtgaataaaatacataaatgcaGGTGTAATATTATTGGAGAATGTATTCCGGAAATGTGGCAAGTGATCTCCGGAACACAAGCCGCCAAAGCccgtttaaaaaaaaaggaactAAAACTTTTTCACATATAGCCCCCAACCAGAATTCCCAAggcttccgattttgataccCCCAGCCGAAAAGGAGTCTCAAATATAGTCCAGCATGCCGCTTATGATCTCAAAGGCATCCCGAGCCGTGGGCTCGATGGCGCTGCTGGGCAGCAGATAGCCATGCACTCCATTGTCCGCCAGTTGGAGTGTGTAGCTGAAGGGTATTCCGATTTCGTAGGCGGCAAAGGCATCCGCACAGCCTGGAAAAATCGAGGTTAAGAAAGGATTAGCTAAAAAATAACCCTGAAATTTACTTATAGACATTATGAACTTATGATAATGGGTATattataatagttttttatgaAAACTTCAAGTTCCGTTCAGAAAATAATCTTCTAGGGATATACtttcttataaatataatacgCACCCGAACGCTGCTCTATCAGATCGTTGGATGCGTCGACCTTATAGCGGGATTTACTGCCCTTCTTGCGCAATCCATCAGTCCCCACCATTGCCACATCCAGAAAATCATCCAATCTTTCTGAATTGAATGTGGAATTGGCCTTGACCGGATAGGAAATCACCTGGCCATAGGCCTGCAGGGATATATACAGCTGAAAAATAGGAAATTTTATAATACCATTATAATAAGTCATACGAAAATTTAGCATAGTAGTCCCAAGTAATTATAGTTATTTCTAGACCTACCTTAATCTGCGTTCTATAGTCCATGAGGAAGTCGGAGACAGCTTTGGTTTCCGGTTCAGAAAATGGCGCAGGACCTGCGTAGAACTCGTTGCAGGGCGCCTTGGAGCTGCCCCGCTTGCCCCAATGATACAGCCAGTTCCTGTCCAGATCCACACCGAAACATACCTTTTCTGGACCCTTTTTCTGCTGGAGCCACGTCATCGCCGAGTCGAGAAGACCACTGGGTGGCGGAGTCTGGTGCTGCGATCGCGACTTCTTC harbors:
- the LOC108005207 gene encoding uncharacterized protein; this translates as MSLGDCVNNFIYLTGSEDYALNLAKLCERFVLKEKRVFLITSRQREMAKRFALNSQSCSKYLAILQVLDVESTPNRMLELQDNAESLRSPDLIVFDLQSLVLEALLRPVMQQCSTSQMVRHIAKCSASFVNYREILASSELQKAAKPIDTIVVMSQEPYPMSPAQFKLLIGLYFHGNECHTNFAQLSSRILVSHGFD